CATGGAACTCGTCAGTCCTCCGATCAATGCCCATGCGAGCCCTGATTTCCATTCAGATCCGGCGCTGTGCGACATGGCAATAGGCATCATACCGATAATCATCGTCAGCGTCGTCATCAGGATCGGGCGTAAACGTGTCTGGCCTGCTTCCAGCAACGCTTCATACGTATTTAATTTTTGTTCGTCGCGCGTCTGATTCGTACGATCGACAAGCAGGATGGCGTTTTTGCCAACCAATCCTATCAACATGATAACGCCGAGAATTGAAAAAATATTGAGCGTTTTCATCATCAACGCCAGCGCCAGTAACGCTCCCACGATGGCGACCGGAATAGAAAACAACACAACAAACGGATAAATATACGAATCATACAAAGCGACCATGATCATGTAAACGAATAAAATTCCCGCCAACATTGCGAGCCCAAGACTGCCGAAAGAATCAGCTTGATTTTTCAAGTCACCGGAATAGGCAATTTGAACGCCTTTAGGCAACGGTTCTTTTGCAAGCATAACTTTAAAATCATTAGCAATACTACCGCTCGGACGACTGAGCGCCTGTGAAAAAACTGTAATGGCTGCATTACGGTCGCGGCGTTGCAGTTTTGTCGGGCCGGTCGTTTGAAAAATATTGGCGAATTGTTTTAATTCAACCGCTTGTCCTTTATGATTGAAAAATGTCAATGAACCGATGTCGGATGTACGGTGACGGTCAAATTCATCCAGCTGAATACGGATATCAAATTCATTGGCGCCGTCGCGAAATTTAGATTCGTCATCGCCCGTCAGTGCAACGCGCAAGGCCGCTCCGACCTCGGCGAGCGAAAGCCCGAACGTCGCCATTTTCTGGCGGTCAATTTCGATACGCGTTTCAGGTTTACCGTCTTCAGCCGAAAGGCGGACGTCCGCCGTTCCTGGAATATGGCGAAGCATGTCGGCAACTGTATTGGCTGCTATCGTGACGTCGTCACGTACAGGTCCGCTCACAACAATCTGAATCGGCGTCTGATTGGCCGTTCCGAAAATTCCGATCGGATTGACACGGACTTTGATTCCGGGAATTTGTTGTATACGTTGCTTGATTTCCCAACCGACGTCTTCCGTAGATTTAGCGCGTTCACTTTTTGGAACCAACGCGACGTTGAGTTCGGCAATGTTATTGGATGATTGACCGACCAATCCTTCGTTTGACGCTCCGACGTTAACAAAAACTTTATAAACTTCGGGCATCGCCATAATCGTTTTTTCAACTTCTCGAGTTGTGTAATTGGTGTTTTCGATCGTCGAGCCCGGAGGTAATTCGATCGTCACCGCAAATTCACCGCGATCAGATTGTGTGATAAATTCACCGCCGATAAAACCTAGCGGAAGCAAAGCGACTGAACCAATAAACAAAGCAATAGTGGCCAGCGCGATTTTACCACGATTGGCCAAGCTCCATTTTAGTAGCGATAAATAATGGCGGCTGAATTGGTCATACAGCGATTCAAACCCGAGTGCAAATCGTCCGAGTAATGTATTTTTTGTAAGGTGCTCGATCTTGGCAAACCGTGAAGCCAATGCCGGTGTGATCGTAAATGAAACCAACAAACTCAAAAGCGTCGACACGACAACAACAATGGCAAACTGACGGATAATATCACCGATCAATCCGGTTGTCATAGCCAGTGGCACGAACACCACAACGTCAACGAGCGTGATCGAAAGCGCCGCAAATCCGATTTCATTTCTTCCTTTCACCGCGGCCGTCATCCGGTCTTCGCCCATTTCAAGCCGTCGGTAAATATTTTCCAAAACGACAATCGAATCGTCAACGAGAATACCGACTACGAGAGAAAGCCCGAGCAACGTCATAAGATTTAGCGAGAAACCAAACGCATACATGGCAATGAACGTAGAAATCAACGATGCCGGAATCGCAATCATCACAATGACGGAATTGCGCAAGCTGTGCAGGAAGAGCAACATGACCAACGCAACCAAACCAACAGCTAATGCTAGATCAAATTTCACCGCGTTAGCAGCATCGACCGTAAACATTGAACCGTCCTGAGCAATATTGACATTAAATCCAAATTCGGCATAATCTTTTTCCATCAGCTGAATTTCTTTGCGAACCAGCTTGCTCACTTCGACGGCATTTGCATCCGATTGTTTTTGTACTAAAACTCCGACCGAAGTTTTTCCATTGATCCGGCTGATATTCGTGTAATCTTTTTGACCATCCTGCACTTCGGCGATATCTGCCAATTTAATATCTCCGCCCTGACGGGATTTACCGATCACAAGATTGCGCAGTTCGTCGACGGAATTGAATTTTCCCGCAACACGGACGATAAATTGTCCGTCTGAATCTTTGATCTTACCGGTCGGGAAATCAAGATTGGAAGACTTAATCGCTTCAGTAACGGCAAGAATCGATAGTCCATAGCCTTTTAATTTTCCCTGATCGAGATTGATTTTGATCTCACGTTCGTCCCCTCCGATCAATGTAATCTGACCGACGCCGGCGAGTTTAGAAAACCTGGGCTGAACGTGATCTTTGATAAATTGGTAAAATTCGCGTGACGGCATGGTGCTCGTAACACCAAGGCGCAGAACAGGAATTTCATCGATCGCAAATTTCGACAACCGCGGTGTCAACGCATCGTCAGGCAATTTTGATGCGATCTCTCCGACTTTGCGTTGTGCGTCTTGCAGCGCTGTTTCAATATTAGCGCCTTGATTGAATTCCACATTCACAAACGATACGCCTTCGGAAGACGTAGACGATACGGCGGAGATTTCATCCAAACTTGAAACTGCATCTTCGACTAATTTGCTGACCGATGTTTCAACTTCATTGGGAGAAGCGCCGGGATAAATCGTCGTAATCGTCACCACCGGCGGTGTGATTTTCGGAAGCAATTCATACGATAATTGTGTATAGCTGAATAGCCCCAAAACGCCGAGCGCCGCAAATAATACGACGATCAGGCTGGGCCGTTTAATGGATAACTCGGTAATAGTCATATTCAAAAACTCCTGCTATTAGTCTTAATCTTTACATGATGCTTTGGCATCATCGAGTCTCTTAAGCCACGCCTGATACAAGTGCCGTGGAAATTTGACGCGATGGATATTCGTACGCTGCATATCATTAAATTCTGCACGGGAAAAACTCAATTGCGTATAGACGTTAAAATCCCATTGAATCGCAATCTCTTCGGCCACACTGAGTGCGGCGTGCTCAAAAACATTACCGGAATTGACGATGGTATCTTTAAAACGAAAAACAAATTCTTCGCACCATTTTGCTACGTCTAAATCCGTTATATCCTGCCAGCCACTTTCAATGGCCATCGTCAATACTATCTTTAAATTTTCTGCATTCCAATCGAGGGAAATTTTATTATTTGATTCTATTGCAACCATCTTTAACCTTTATCTGAGTCTAACATTAATAATCTTAATTGAAATTTTACTTCACTACTGAAACAGCAATGCTGTCGCGGAGATTGTTATGTCCGTTTACCACAATTGTTTCGCTTTCTTTTAATCCTGACAGAATCTGGACATTCGTTCCGGATTCGGCACCGGCAATAATCGACCGTTTGACAGCTATTCCATTCTCTACAACAAATACTTCGGGTTTTTTGACACTGCCGATGATTGCTTCACGCGGAATCATTATGGCTTCGGACTGACTGAGCGACACAAACGACACTCGACCGAACATCCCGGCTTTCAACGGGTGGTCTTTGTGATTCGGCAAATTGATTTCAACCGGATAAGTATGCGCTTCATCGCCTTTATCGCTGATCGTTGTTATACGTCCTTCAAATGTCACACCGGGATAAACGTCGGTGGTTACTTCGACTTTATCTCCAACTTTCAGCCGAAACACATCGGCTTCAGCAACATTCAACTTAACTTTCAGCTTGGAAATATCGACAACATTTGCCACAACCATTTTTTCCTGAATCATAGTGCCGACGTCCACATTGCGTGCGGTTACTACACCGGCAATGGGCGTTTTGATCTGGGTGTCATTGTACTGGCGTCGCGCAATAATATATTGAGACTCCGCAACCTGATAACTCTGACGGATCGTTTCGTACTGTGCATCGGAAACTGTTTTTTCTTTGTTCAAAGCTTCATACCGTTCCAGGTCTTTTTTTGCTTTTTCATAATTGACTTGCGCGACATTCAAATTGGCTTTTTTAATTTCATCGTCCACTTGAATAATGGGTGCACCGGCGGCTTTGTATTCACCAACTTCAGCTAACACACGAACAGCTTTACCTTGAGTTTCCGAAACAATCGCCACATCATTGTCGCCGGTAATGGTACCGACTAATGATAATTCGGTTTTGAAAGGTAATTTACCGACTGTGACAACCGATACAGGAATCGTCGTCAGTTTGTCAACTTTTGCACTCGCTTCAACTTTGGCTTTATTATTAACCAATACACCAATGATTGTTCCGAGAACGATCAGAATACCAACAGTTACTTTTATTTTTTTCATACCATTCTCCTTCTATAAATAATGATTCTTACTCACCAATAGATTTTTGTAAACGTGCTAAGGCCAACTCATAATCAACCAATGCCTGCGTGTGATTGGTTTTAGCTTGTAAAACTGAAACTTCGGCATCGATCACGTCGGAAGTTAAGGCGACGCCGTTTTTAAATTTTTCACTGGTAATGCGAAAACTTTCTTCAGCTTGTTTGACACTTTCCTCTGATACGGCAATTTTTTCTTTGGCTTGAATGACGCCCAGATAATTTTGAGTCACTTCGAGCCCGATACCGTCTTTCAGCAATCCTAATGCGTCTTTAGTTTGTGCAACTTGTGATTGCGCTTGTGTAGTTTGGTGCGACGTGCTGTTCCAATTCCAGATATCGAGTGTTACGTTAATACCGACATCCCAAGAATCTTTGAATTTATCCTGCGTCGGGAAGTAACGCGAATTCGGGCGATTGTAATAAAAATTACCGACAGCGTATACTTGAGGATACCAACTGCCTTTGGCGGCTTTCACACCGGCCTCAGCCGCTTTCACGCGCAATTCCATTGCCTGTACATCCTGACGGTTTAATCCTTTTTGAACCAATGAATTTTTTTCTTCTAAATTCTTAAGTTGGGTAGTTACATCGGCATTCAATTCGATTTGCGTATCCAACGGAAGACTGAGTTGATTATTTAAATTAATCATGGCGATTTGAACGCCGTTTTTTGCATCGATTTGTTGCAATAACGTATTGGACAACTGGACCTGGATTTTCAAAACGTCATTATTGGTCAAAAGTCCTTGAGCGTATAAATTCTGTGCGTCTTTCAAATGGGCACGAACTTGTTCGACATTTTCATCGACAACTTTTTTCACTTCGTTTGCTTTAAATAAGTTCCAGTAAGCCTGACGAACGTTAAACATCAGATCGATTTTGTCTTTCGAGTAATCTAATTGCGAAGCATCTTCGCTGAGTTTGGTCGCTTTATAGGTATTGTCGATTTTGAAACCGGTGAATAAAGGCTGTTGTACCGTCGTTTTAATGGTATAGTTATTGAAAATCGATGGTACAAAAGCGATGCCATTAACAACAACTCCCGGCACTTCGCTCAGGCGCGTATACGCCGCTGTCAGTTTCAACGATGGAAGTCTTTGTCCGTTGATTTCTTTGGTTTTCGCAACAGCGGATTCGACTTTCTGCGATGAAGCATGAAGCGATTTGCTGTTTTCAATGCCAATGGCCACGGCTTCGTCGACCGTCAGTTTGCGCTTTTCCTGTGTATGCACTGAAATCGAAAAAAAGATTAAACTTGCTATTAGCCATGAAGAAAAAGTCATATAAATAATCTCCTGATTGTCTGAGAGTTAAGTCTTTAGTGTATGCTTATAGTAATCTGCTGATACGCTTTTTGTGTTATATTATTCTAATTTTTAATTGTATTTTTTTGATCTCTCTTACTAGAAGACGAACGGCTTTACACTTTTTCTACGGATTCACTGTGTTTTTTTTTGTAATTAATTCGGGCGTCGTCTGTCAAAATTCCTTCAAAGAAGACTTTGGCAAAATTTTCGAAAACCTGATCAGCTGAATACGGAAGTTCAGCCAACACATCAGGATTCATGACCGCTTCGTTCGCTTTCGCATAAATCAAAATAAAAAGGTGCGGATCGAGATCTTTTCTGAAAACGCCGTTTTGAACCCCTTCGCTGATTACTTTCATGAAGTCTCGGAAAATTCTTTCTCGACGTTGAGCATCCACTTGTTTCCACAATTCTGGCGTATTTTTTCTCAAGTCATCGATCATTGCGCGGCTCATACGCGACCAAATCCGTGTGATGTAGTAAATCATCTGTTTAAATTTGTCTACAAAATCCAGTTCCGGATCATTCATAGTTACTTCAAGATTGCGATCGCAATTGGACATTACAATGTGAGTAACTTCTGCAATTAATTCCTCTTTACTCTGAAAATACTGATACAGAGTTTTTTTGCTCATACCCAATTGCTCAGCCAAAGCTTCCATCGTGACGCTGCTACAGCCGTGTTTAAAAAATTGTTCCTCCGCCGCTTCAAGGATTCGATTTCTGATTTTTAATTCGTGTGACATTTCAAACTCCGTAAGGCATTTCTGCCATTATACTCTGGAAACCAATTTAGGCTTCTGGGTTTCCGTTAGGTTAAAAAAATTGCTCTTTTTAAAGAGCTGTGGAAACTTAAATCGTTTTTACGGTTTCCAATATAAAAAGTTTCATATCACAAGTCAATAAAAAATTTAAATTTTTTTATTGGTATTAAATACTTGAAAAATTTTGCTTTAACAATAATTTATAAAGCTACGTTAAAGGCTCTTTCGTGGCTGGATGACTGGAGAAACTCGGTGGGGGTCTGTCCGGTTTGATTCTTAAAAACCCGATTAAAAGAACTTTTATTTTTGAAGCCGGAATTGAGGGCAACGGCTAACATGGTCTCATTCTCGAGCTTACCTTTTAAAATAAACTGCTTTGCTTCATGGATACGATACTCGTTGACAAAATCATTGAAAGAAAGTCCTGCATGCTCGTTCAGCGCATCCGATAGTGAGCGAACACTAATGCCTAAGCCTGCGGCTACATCTGAATATTTCAAATCGCAATTCAAATAAAGCTTTTGTGTCTGCATCAGTTTCCTGAGACTGGTTATGATATTATCCATCTCATCCGCCGACAAACGGCCGTTTTTTTGTTGCCATAATTTCCAAGAAGGAACGAATATCATTTCCGGTTTTATCAAGGCAAAGTATGCCAATGAAAAAATAACAACTGCATAAATAGGCGTACCCCATAGTTTGAAATCGAACAAATTTTCATACGTGAGAAAGTAATAAACTGACTGAACGGTATTGAATAAAACATATAACGTCAGCGCCGAATATGATAACAGCAACCATTTATTACTTAAAATTTGTTTTCCATAGTTCCCAAAAACAAATATGGATCCGATCAGATACCCTAAGCTTTGTATGTAGTACACCGAGGAATAAATGAAGCTTTCTTCGTGGTTATAAAATAATGAGCGATCCTGAATGAAAATTAATTTCATTTCTTTAGACCATAGGTAATACGGAGTAAAATAGACTACCACTAGTATGACTGGAACAACATGGAGCAATTGAATCGGTGAAAAATGCACGGACTGCCCGGTGAAACTTCTCGCATAAAAATAATATAAGGGAGGTAACATGAACCAAAAAGGTGAGGAAACGAACAGCAAATGCGGCCACGTCTGATACAATCCCGAAAGAGAAATAACCCGTTCAACTAAAGCCAGTGAGAAAATAAACATCATAGCAGCCAGATAACGATTAGCTGTTGGGTATCCTTTTTTAGTTGCCAATAATACAATACCCAAAAAAACACCCTGAAAAATAATTGCACCGTAAAAAAACGGCCACCAGTTAAAAGTTGAAGCATCCATGGTTTACCTATCTGACGTGAATGTCCGATATACGGTTATGCCAGGCTAAAGTTACAATAACTGTACTTTAGAGTTTTATACTCATAATGATCGATTCAATAACACATTTAAATTACTTCTGTACCCTTTCCCGGTAATAAGTTTGACATCGTTATTCAATATTACAACGTATTCACCCTTATGCCAGGATTGCATTTCACGAATACAATCGATATTGATAATGTAAGAGCGGTGAATACGCAAAAATTTTCCAGGATCGAGTTTATGTTCAAGTTCACTTATGGATTCCCTGATCCGATGCGTTGCTTTACCCGAATGAATATCTAAATATTTTCCCGAAGCTTCGATCCAATCAACCGTCTCAACCGGAACAAAATGAATCCGTCCCGATGATTTGACAACAATCCGATCAAGATATCGGGATACTTCAACTGACTCGGGCGGTCTTTCCGGATGTATTCCGGTAATCATATTGTAAATGCGTTTAGCCCATTCGCCGGTTTCTTTGTGTCGAATAAATTCTCTGGCCCGGTCCAAAGCATGGAAAAAGCGTTCGTCATCAAATGGTTTAAGTATATAATCGATTGCATGTACATCAAAAGCCTTGATTGCATAGGTATCGTAAGCCGTTACAAAGATGATTACGGGTAAAGATTGAATATCCATCCTTTCGATCACATCAAATCCGTTCCATTCCGGCATTTGTACATCAAGAAATACCAGATCGGGATGTGCATTTTCAATGACTGTCAGAGCGTCTTTACCGTTATTACATTCGGCAAACAGCTCAATGTCTGGCTGAGCACTAATTAGTTTCTTAATTCTCCGCCGGGCTAAGGGTTCGTCATCTACAATGACAGTTTTAATTTTTGAAACGGATTTCATGATTTTTTATATGGTGTGAAAGGGAAATTTTAACGTAACGGTAAAACCGCCACCGGGTAAATTTCCAAAGTCAAAAACTTGTTTCTTACCATAAAGTTGCTCCAATCTTTTTCTGGTATTCGAAAGTCCGACCCCTTGTTTGATTTCACCCGCACCTTTTCCGTCATCACTTATGGTCAGCTCGAGTTGTCCATTTTGTTGCAAAGCAACAATCGAAATGGCTCCGCCGGAAGTTTTGGGAGTTATACCGTGGCGGATGGCATTTTCAACGAGAGGTTGCAAGATCAGCGTCGGAACCATCGCTTCCAAAGTTTGCGGTGAAATATTGTAGCTAATCCGCAGCCGGTCATGAAAACGGATTTCTTCGATTTCCAGGTAACTTTTTAAAAATTCAATTTCTTTGGAAAGAGGTACTTCCTGCTCGCCCACATGGTCAAGAGTCAGGCGCAGCAATTCGCTAAGACGCGCCAGCATCCGCTGGGCCGCCTTGATGTCATCTTCCATCAGCGTAGCAATGGCGTGAAGCGTATTGAACAAAAAATGTGGCTGCAATTGCATTTTCAATGCGGTAAGCTGCGCCTGCGCCAATTGTGCTTCAAGTTGGGTCGCGACTAATTTTTGTTCACGGAATCGATTGGCATAGCTGACCGCGGAATAAATTCCCAAAAGAATCCAATAGACGATAATACTGTTGACTAATCCCCCGGTAATTTTGAAGACTACCGCATCAGGAGATAACGGGCTATTCGGCGGAGCGATAACAAGTGAACTCCAGAATGAACCGATTTTATGAATAAGGCCGATAAGGAGCGATAAAAAAAAATGTAAACTAATTCGAGAAAAAATTACGGGTTTTTCGATAGGAAATCGACGCGCCAAAAAAAACAAAAGCGGCGACAACAACGCCCATGCATACGCATTGGTCAATTCAAAAACAAGACGCGAAAACACTGGAAAATTCTGTCCAGCGACAGCACTAAAATAATATGATTGGCCGAAAAAAATCAAACCGATCAGCGTCCATAAAAGAAATGACAGCAGCCATTGAAAACTATTACGATGAGTTAGGGAAGCTGATTGGTCCATATGAAAATTGAATACTTAGAAACCAGTTGTCGGAAAATATATTACGATGTTAGCAATTTAATAATTTTCGTTGAAGGAGCTCTTTTTCAAGAGGTGAATCGGTTAATTCGATGGCTTTTCTTACATAGAATCGTGATGTGTCGGATTCTCCCAGCCGGGCGTGCAAATTTCCCATTACTGAATAGAAAAGATAATAGTGAGCCAATTTATTTTTGTTCGGTATTTCGTCAATTGCTTCTAAAGCTTTCCTCGGACCGAATATTTCAGCAACAACAACCGCACGATTCAGGCCTACAACCGGTGACGGTCTAAGTATATACAATTTATCGTACAATTTAAGGATTTCTTTCCATTGCGTATTCTTAAATGTCTGCGCTTCTACATAATAGTAAGCGATGGCGGCTTCAATATGGTAGGAACTTAATTGATTACCCTGAGCAGATTCATTCAAATAATATTGGCCTTGCTGTATCAATTCTTGATCCCATAAGGATCGGTCTTGCTCCTCCAGTAAAAGAATGTGCCCGTGACCATCGATACGCGATAAAAAACGTGAAGCATGAAAAGACATCAGAGCAAGTAACGCATATACTTCCGGTCGTTTTAATTCCTGATGATGGATCAATAAATGTGCTATCCGCATGGCTTCAGCCACTAAATCTTCTCGAATCAAACGATCGGCACTCGATGAAGCATATCCTTCGTTAAACATTAAATATAATACCGATAATACGCTCTCAATACGCGGTTGTAATTCAATCCCCATAGGAATTTCAAAACGGATTTTTTCCGAACGAATGTCAGATTTAGCACGATACAATCTCTTGTTGATAGTGGACTCGTTAGTCAGGAAGGCTTTGGCAATTTCTCCAATGCTAAATCCGCACAGCGTTTTTAAAGTCAAGGCGATTTGCGATTCCGCCGGCAATGAAGGGTGGCAACACGCAAATATCATTCTCAACTGGTCGTCCTGAATTTCATTGTCGATAAATAAATCATTTAACGTAGAAACAAGAGTCCATTCTGATTTCAGTAACAAAGAAATGTCCTCCGCATAATGAACGGTAGATCGTTCCCTGCGAATTTTATCAAGGGCGAGATTCTTAGCTACCTGAAAAAGCCAACCGGAAGGATTTGCAGGAATGCCTGAATACGGCCAGATCGTAAGCGCCTTGAGCAGCGTTTCTTGCACGACATCCTCAGCTAATTGCAGATTATGAAGACCAAAAATACGCGTTAAAAGCGAAACCATCTTTCCCGACTCGTGCCGGAAAAGATGGTCCACAATCTCTTGAATTTCAGTAGAGTTTTTAGATAATGAATTCACATGTTCAACTGAGTAATTTCACGGACTTCGACAAAACCGTCGTGTTCAAAAATCGGGCAGCCTTTCGAAATAGCCACTGCTTCATCCAAATCAGCCGCTTTGATCAACAGGTACCCTCCGACAACTTCTTTGCCTTCTGCAAACGGGCCGTCTGTAATTTGTTTTCCGCTTTCACGAACCACTTTGCCGTTCATTGTCAAAGGCTGGCCACCTGCTAACTGACCTTTTTTGCCAAGCGACTCCATCCATGCCTTCCATTTCATCATATGCTGTTGCCAGGCTTCGGGTGATTTTTGTTCTTGCAGACGACGCGCATCGCCACCGCGGAATAAAAACATGAATTCCTTCATAAGAAATCTCCTTAAAAATAAGTTAAATTAATTTCTTTATGAACGAATGGTATTATAAAATTAGGACAAAAATTCTTATCTTGCAGTAACATATTTCCAGTCCGCGTTTTGCTTTATCAAAGCTTGGAAATTGTTTGCATCTTTTTTGACATATTGATCTAAAAAATATAATGTTGCGTTAGCCACGGCGTTGCATTTCTGATCGAGGTTTTTTGAAGCAATACGATCAAAATCAGGAAAAGCTGCGGCAACAAAACCAAGGCTGGAAAAATAGTAATGATGCATGGAATCTATTTTGGCGATAATTCTATCGCTGTGTTCTAAAGATTCAATTAATTCAAAATCCGGTACAATATATTCCTCAATGTTCTCATAAAAGTGAAGTATGGGAGTTTGGATGGATTGTGGTTTAAATTCCTTCCAACTTGAGATCCATTCTTTACCGATTTTATTACCAATGCCTCCGTCAAGGCTGACAAATGCCATTGTCGACGGATGATCGTTAATAAAAATCAATCCGGCTCGTGCACCAAGACTATGGGCAACTACAGCCGTTTTTTCATTATCCACGAACGAAAGTTGACGTAATCGTTTCTCAATTATTTCCATGTCCTTTTTTTGATCAATGGCACTGGGTAAGATTTCGTCATTGGATTTCAGCGGACCTGTAATTTTGGTTTGAGACGGCGATGTTGCAACCACGTATCCGTGACTGGCAAGAAATTCGGCTAAAATGGACTGGTGATGGGCGGAATGGAAATTACCTTGGGCAATGATTACTAGCGGAAAACTTCCTTTGACTTCCTTGGTATTAAACGATGCGAACATCTCGCTGCCAAACCAATCACGTACGACTTTGGTTGGAATACCATTGGATTCGAGAAATTTTCCATAGACTTCAAGGCTTTTCAGTTGTTCATCGTCTTCTATTTCTGTTAAATCTGTCTCTTTAGAAGAGTAAGCGATGTAATCACCATAGGTCATTCTGGAGGACACGGCAACCGCTGGATACCATACACCGATCTGAATCGGACGCAAAGCCCCCAGACTTTCAACCGATCGAGTTGAATCGCGAGTATTAATTACTTTAAATCCGACAGCATACGGGCCGGGTTTTAAGCCGTTCCATAATTTCGGAGACTGTGGATATACAACAGTCGAAACAATTAAAAAAAGGCCAATAAATTTTCGCATATTGTTACGGATTAATTCTTACCGCCATCCATAAAATTATCGGCAAATTTTTGGGCTTCTTTGAAGTATTTAAGCGCTTCAAGTGCGACATTGTCCAACTCAATACGCACGCGAGCTGACGCGTCATTGTCCCAAATGTACCGTGCTACTTCGGCCTTCAAAACATTGGATAGAAAATCTTTATCCTGTAGATATCCAGCCTGGTCGAATGGTACGCCCTTCGATTCGCCTGATTTCACAACCGCCTGCAAATCGGTTTCCGGTGTTTTATAATTTTTGAGAAATCCCACAAAATCGTTTTTATAACGATCACGCAATGCAGACCCCTGTTCTTCGAGAAATTTATTGGTGAAATCACGGATAGCGCCTTTCATCCACAGATAACGTGCGTAGGTTCCAACCGTATCCGAGTCAACATGATGATCAGGAACAATTCCACCACCGCCATAGACTGCGC
This genomic stretch from bacterium harbors:
- a CDS encoding efflux RND transporter permease subunit: MTITELSIKRPSLIVVLFAALGVLGLFSYTQLSYELLPKITPPVVTITTIYPGASPNEVETSVSKLVEDAVSSLDEISAVSSTSSEGVSFVNVEFNQGANIETALQDAQRKVGEIASKLPDDALTPRLSKFAIDEIPVLRLGVTSTMPSREFYQFIKDHVQPRFSKLAGVGQITLIGGDEREIKINLDQGKLKGYGLSILAVTEAIKSSNLDFPTGKIKDSDGQFIVRVAGKFNSVDELRNLVIGKSRQGGDIKLADIAEVQDGQKDYTNISRINGKTSVGVLVQKQSDANAVEVSKLVRKEIQLMEKDYAEFGFNVNIAQDGSMFTVDAANAVKFDLALAVGLVALVMLLFLHSLRNSVIVMIAIPASLISTFIAMYAFGFSLNLMTLLGLSLVVGILVDDSIVVLENIYRRLEMGEDRMTAAVKGRNEIGFAALSITLVDVVVFVPLAMTTGLIGDIIRQFAIVVVVSTLLSLLVSFTITPALASRFAKIEHLTKNTLLGRFALGFESLYDQFSRHYLSLLKWSLANRGKIALATIALFIGSVALLPLGFIGGEFITQSDRGEFAVTIELPPGSTIENTNYTTREVEKTIMAMPEVYKVFVNVGASNEGLVGQSSNNIAELNVALVPKSERAKSTEDVGWEIKQRIQQIPGIKVRVNPIGIFGTANQTPIQIVVSGPVRDDVTIAANTVADMLRHIPGTADVRLSAEDGKPETRIEIDRQKMATFGLSLAEVGAALRVALTGDDESKFRDGANEFDIRIQLDEFDRHRTSDIGSLTFFNHKGQAVELKQFANIFQTTGPTKLQRRDRNAAITVFSQALSRPSGSIANDFKVMLAKEPLPKGVQIAYSGDLKNQADSFGSLGLAMLAGILFVYMIMVALYDSYIYPFVVLFSIPVAIVGALLALALMMKTLNIFSILGVIMLIGLVGKNAILLVDRTNQTRDEQKLNTYEALLEAGQTRLRPILMTTLTMIIGMMPIAMSHSAGSEWKSGLAWALIGGLTSSMMLTLIVVPVVYSKVDEWREKIPSLFRHVFPKRAKKTVVHDVIETA
- a CDS encoding efflux RND transporter periplasmic adaptor subunit, whose protein sequence is MKKIKVTVGILIVLGTIIGVLVNNKAKVEASAKVDKLTTIPVSVVTVGKLPFKTELSLVGTITGDNDVAIVSETQGKAVRVLAEVGEYKAAGAPIIQVDDEIKKANLNVAQVNYEKAKKDLERYEALNKEKTVSDAQYETIRQSYQVAESQYIIARRQYNDTQIKTPIAGVVTARNVDVGTMIQEKMVVANVVDISKLKVKLNVAEADVFRLKVGDKVEVTTDVYPGVTFEGRITTISDKGDEAHTYPVEINLPNHKDHPLKAGMFGRVSFVSLSQSEAIMIPREAIIGSVKKPEVFVVENGIAVKRSIIAGAESGTNVQILSGLKESETIVVNGHNNLRDSIAVSVVK
- a CDS encoding TolC family protein — translated: MTFSSWLIASLIFFSISVHTQEKRKLTVDEAVAIGIENSKSLHASSQKVESAVAKTKEINGQRLPSLKLTAAYTRLSEVPGVVVNGIAFVPSIFNNYTIKTTVQQPLFTGFKIDNTYKATKLSEDASQLDYSKDKIDLMFNVRQAYWNLFKANEVKKVVDENVEQVRAHLKDAQNLYAQGLLTNNDVLKIQVQLSNTLLQQIDAKNGVQIAMINLNNQLSLPLDTQIELNADVTTQLKNLEEKNSLVQKGLNRQDVQAMELRVKAAEAGVKAAKGSWYPQVYAVGNFYYNRPNSRYFPTQDKFKDSWDVGINVTLDIWNWNSTSHQTTQAQSQVAQTKDALGLLKDGIGLEVTQNYLGVIQAKEKIAVSEESVKQAEESFRITSEKFKNGVALTSDVIDAEVSVLQAKTNHTQALVDYELALARLQKSIGE
- a CDS encoding TetR/AcrR family transcriptional regulator, encoding MSHELKIRNRILEAAEEQFFKHGCSSVTMEALAEQLGMSKKTLYQYFQSKEELIAEVTHIVMSNCDRNLEVTMNDPELDFVDKFKQMIYYITRIWSRMSRAMIDDLRKNTPELWKQVDAQRRERIFRDFMKVISEGVQNGVFRKDLDPHLFILIYAKANEAVMNPDVLAELPYSADQVFENFAKVFFEGILTDDARINYKKKHSESVEKV
- a CDS encoding helix-turn-helix domain-containing protein: MDASTFNWWPFFYGAIIFQGVFLGIVLLATKKGYPTANRYLAAMMFIFSLALVERVISLSGLYQTWPHLLFVSSPFWFMLPPLYYFYARSFTGQSVHFSPIQLLHVVPVILVVVYFTPYYLWSKEMKLIFIQDRSLFYNHEESFIYSSVYYIQSLGYLIGSIFVFGNYGKQILSNKWLLLSYSALTLYVLFNTVQSVYYFLTYENLFDFKLWGTPIYAVVIFSLAYFALIKPEMIFVPSWKLWQQKNGRLSADEMDNIITSLRKLMQTQKLYLNCDLKYSDVAAGLGISVRSLSDALNEHAGLSFNDFVNEYRIHEAKQFILKGKLENETMLAVALNSGFKNKSSFNRVFKNQTGQTPTEFLQSSSHERAFNVAL